A genomic region of Bactrocera dorsalis isolate Fly_Bdor chromosome 3, ASM2337382v1, whole genome shotgun sequence contains the following coding sequences:
- the LOC105228639 gene encoding far upstream element-binding protein 3: protein MSEFAASQSNLNQSQAFAAALQRAKQIAAKIQPNAAQPSGGGSSSAGISPPSGVGFKRNHDDSDSGPEAKRFTSPGNDYNNSNGSSVGGGGSNAGSTNISQALAQATAVAQRLAATAGTTVEEQIRIPESLVNSVLGRGSTETITQIQGESGCKVQLSQDQDRVITLRGSRETVTKGRELFQQLSNRNGGGNIEVVLTINMPPPGPTGFPPYQEIMIPGTKVGLVIGKGGDTIKQLQEKTGAKMVIIQDGPNQEIIKPLRISGDPQKIEHAKQAVLDLIAQKDLQAAALAARNNGGSVQGAGVGGSGGYNFGNTGEQCEVFVPKIAVGVVIGKGGDMIRKIQTECGCKLQFIQGKNDEPGDRRCLIQGTRQQVDDAKRMIDGLIENMMQRQQRNANSSSNGSMDGNNSNYGYGYGVNHAQQPPREEITFMVPSSKCGIVIGRGGETIKLINQQSGAYCEMDRNAVNPPSEKLFKCKGTSEQVEAARQMIAEKINMELPIISRKPISGNIPGQHNNQGGYGQNPMQNDPNAAAAAYQQQWGGYAQGWGDQNQQQQMMMGGAAMGQNTGAAAGGQADYSAQWIEYYKSMGLMREAEMIEQQLKAKQAGANAGQPMGAVGMPQQQQAQQQPQQQSQQQQAQQSGGTADYSAQWAEYYRSIGKIAEAEAIEKQMKQGQNGQANAAGGAVNTNNAAGVNSNAGGSSNAGASNNPADGSNNAAMQGMTPSQYAQYSQYYAAAQASQAAGGAAPGYPQAAYGGYGAPGGGYPGAPQPNMQPGNMGGGPNAANQNKQKGDQK from the exons ATGAGTGAATTTGCTGCATCACAATCTAATCTAAATCAGTCGCAAGCTTTTGCAGCAGCACTACAACGTGCTAAGCag ATAGCCGCAAAGATACAGCCAAATGCCGCACAACCAAGTGGTGGAGGTTCTTCTAGCGCTGGTATCTCACCTCCATCCGGCGTTGGTTTTAAGCGTAACCACGATGACAGTGATTCTGGTCCGGAAGCCAAACGTTTCACTAGTCCTGGCAACGATTACAATAATTCCAACGGTAGCAGCGTCGGAGGCGGTGGTAGTAATGCTGGATCGACGAACATTTCTCAAGCACTCGCACAAGCCACTGCTGTTGCACAGCGTTTAGCGGCTACAGCTGGTACAACGGTGGAGGAGCAAATACGCATTCCAGAATCGCTGGTAAATTCAGTATTGGGACGTGGCAGCACTGAGACAATTACCCAAATTCAGGGTGAATCTGGTTGTAAAGTACAGCTATCACAGGATCAAG aTCGAGTCATTACGTTACGTGGATCCCGTGAGACTGTTACTAAAGGACGCGAATTATTCCAACAATTGTCTAATCGTAACGGCGGTGGAAATATCGAAGTTGTTTTGACCATAAATATGCCCCCACCAGGGCCTACAGGATTCCCACCGTACCAAGAAATTATGATACCTGGCACAAAAGTGGGCTTGGTAATTGGCAAAGGTGGTGATACCATAAAACAATTGCAAGAGAAAACGGGCGCGAAAATGGTTATAATACAAGATGGACCAAATCaagaaataatt aaaccaCTTCGTATCTCTGGAGATCCCCAAAAAATCGAACATGCCAAGCAAGCTGTATTAGACTTGATAGCACAGAAAGATTTACAGGCAGCTGCGCTTGCAGCTCGTAATAATGGCGGGAGTGTGCAAGGCGCTGGGGTAGGCGGAAGTGGTGGCTATAATTTTGGCAACACTGGCGAACAGTGCGAAGTATTTGTGCCGAAAATAGCTGTCGGTGTGGTTATTGGCAAAGGTGGTGACATGATACGCAAAATACAGACCGAATGCGGTTGTAAGCTGCAATTCATTCAAGGCAAGAATGATGAACCCGGCGACAGACGATGCCTTATACAAGGCACACGACAACAAGTTGATGACGCCAAACGTATGATTGACGGACTTATTGAGAATATGATG cAACGACAACAACGCAACGCTAATAGCAGTAGCAATGGCAGTATGGATGGAAACAATTCCAATTACGGTTACGGTTATGGCGTAAATCACGCACAACAGCCGCCACGTGAAGAGATAACATTTATGGTACCTTCGTCAAAATGTGGT attgtCATTGGTCGCGGTGGTGAAACCATCAAGCTTATAAATCAGCAATCTGGGGCATATTGTGAAATGGATCGAAATGCTGTCAATCCACCGTCTGAGAAGCTCTTCAAATGCAAAGGCACCTCGGAACAAGTCGAAGCTGCACGCCAAATGATTGCCGAAAAGATTAATATGGAGTTGCCAATTATTTCGCGCAAACCCATTAGTGGTAACATTCCTGGACAACATAACAACCAAGGTGGTTATGGACAGAACCCCATGCAAAATGACCCCAATGCCGCCGCTGCTGCTTATCAACAGCAGTGGGGCGGTTATGCACAAGGTTGGGGTGATcaaaatcagcaacaacaaatgatgaTGGGCGGTGCCGCCATGGGACAAAATACGGGAGCAGCTGCTGGTGGCCAAGCTGATTACTCCGCACAATGGATCGAATATTACAA ATCAATGGGCTTAATGCGCGAAGCTGAAATGATAGAACAACAGCTAAAAGCTAAACAAGctg GTGCGAATGCTGGTCAACCAATGGGTGCGGTTGGtatgccacaacaacagcaagcacaaCAGCAGCCCCAACAGCagtcacagcaacaacaagcacaacaaaGCGGAGGTACAGCGGATTATAGCGCGCAATGGGCGGAGTATTATCGCAGTATAGGCAAGATTGCTGAAGCTGAAGCCATCGAAAAGCAAATGAAG CAAGGACAAAATGGGCAAGCAAATGCAGCAGGCGGCGCCGTTAACACTAACAATGCAGCAGGTGTCAATAGCAATGCAGGTGGTAGTAGCAACGCAGGCGCCAGCAATAACCCCGCTGATGGCAGCAACAATGCAGCAATGCAAGGTATGACACCTAGTCAATATGCGCAATATTCGCAGTACTATGCAGCGGCGCAGGCGAGTCAGGCGGCAGGCGGTGCTGCACCCGGCTATCCACAAGCGGCTTATGGGGGCTATGGCGCACCAGGAGGTGGATATCCAGGCGCGCCACAACCCAACATGCAGCCCGGTAATATGGGTGGCGGACCAAATGCCGCCAATCAGAATAAACAAAAAGGCGACCAGaagtaa
- the LOC105228642 gene encoding transmembrane protein 14 homolog — MSTDLIGFLYAATVAAGGIMGYVKAGSIPSLGAGVAFGAILGVGAYYNSQDPPRPLLQLGTSVALAGIMGSRWQRSGKMMPAGMICIISVAAILRNLITYNRYLPLPGRQQ; from the exons atgtcaACAGACCTAATTGGATTTTTATATGCCGCCACTGTTGCCGCTGGTGGTATTATGGGCTATGTTAAAGCCG GTTCCATACCGTCATTGGGTGCTGGTGTAGCCTTCGGTGCCATTCTCGGTGTGGGTGCATACTATAATTCACAGGATCCGCCACGTCCACTCTTGCAGTTGGGCACTTCTGTGGCTTTGGCCGGTATCATGGGCTCACGTTGGCAACGATCTGGTAAAATGATGCCTGCTGGCATGATTTGCATTATATCTGTTGCAGCCATACTTCGAAATTTAATCACTTACAATCGTTACTTGCCATTACCGGGAAGACAACAGTAa
- the LOC105228641 gene encoding transmembrane protein 14 homolog isoform X4 translates to MTVDVMGFLLAGTYTSLGVVKAMDNDSFIQLGASLIVGGVLGYGAYLNSRDPPRPLFQLSTELLLAATAASAFYNSYTYTEDLSNQIDIDDFLGRVDSRKITIKIPDIKRVIE, encoded by the exons ATGACAGTTGATGTAATGGGCTTCCTGTTGGCGGGCACATACACCTCATTGGGCGTTGTAAAAGCTATGGATAATg ACTCGTTTATTCAATTAGGAGCAAGTctcattgttggtggtgttctAGGTTATGGTGCATATTTGAATTCAAGAGATCCCCCACGTCCTTTGTTTCAGTTGTCTACTGAACTTTTGTTGGCCG CCACAGCTGCTTCAGCGTTTTACAATTCTTATACTTATACCGAAGATTTAAGCAATCAAATTGATATTGACGACTTCTTGGGAAGAGTGGATAGTAGAAAAATCACTATTAAAATACCAGATATCAAAAGGGTGATTGAATAA
- the LOC105228641 gene encoding transmembrane protein 14 homolog isoform X1, which translates to MTVDVMGFLLAGTYTSLGVVKAMDNDSFIQLGASLIVGGVLGYGAYLNSRDPPRPLFQLSTELLLAGIMGTRYTLTSDVNDGALFLATAASAFYNSYTYTEDLSNQIDIDDFLGRVDSRKITIKIPDIKRQNGELTKFLRMFANFIVLPL; encoded by the exons ATGACAGTTGATGTAATGGGCTTCCTGTTGGCGGGCACATACACCTCATTGGGCGTTGTAAAAGCTATGGATAATg ACTCGTTTATTCAATTAGGAGCAAGTctcattgttggtggtgttctAGGTTATGGTGCATATTTGAATTCAAGAGATCCCCCACGTCCTTTGTTTCAGTTGTCTACTGAACTTTTGTTGGCCGGTATAATGGGTACACGTTATACTTTGACGAGCGATGTTAACGATGGCGCATTATTTCTAGCCACAGCTGCTTCAGCGTTTTACAATTCTTATACTTATACCGAAGATTTAAGCAATCAAATTGATATTGACGACTTCTTGGGAAGAGTGGATAGTAGAAAAATCACTATTAAAATACCAGATATCAAAAGG CAAAACGGCGAATTAACAAAGTTTTTGCGGATGTTTGCGAACTTTATAGTTTTACCGCTGTGA
- the LOC105228641 gene encoding transmembrane protein 14 homolog isoform X2, with protein sequence MTVDVMGFLLAGTYTSLGVVKAMDNDSFIQLGASLIVGGVLGYGAYLNSRDPPRPLFQLSTELLLAGIMGTRYTLTSDVNDGALFLATAASAFYNSYTYTEDLSNQIDIDDFLGRVDSRKITIKIPDIKRVIE encoded by the exons ATGACAGTTGATGTAATGGGCTTCCTGTTGGCGGGCACATACACCTCATTGGGCGTTGTAAAAGCTATGGATAATg ACTCGTTTATTCAATTAGGAGCAAGTctcattgttggtggtgttctAGGTTATGGTGCATATTTGAATTCAAGAGATCCCCCACGTCCTTTGTTTCAGTTGTCTACTGAACTTTTGTTGGCCGGTATAATGGGTACACGTTATACTTTGACGAGCGATGTTAACGATGGCGCATTATTTCTAGCCACAGCTGCTTCAGCGTTTTACAATTCTTATACTTATACCGAAGATTTAAGCAATCAAATTGATATTGACGACTTCTTGGGAAGAGTGGATAGTAGAAAAATCACTATTAAAATACCAGATATCAAAAGGGTGATTGAATAA
- the LOC105228641 gene encoding transmembrane protein 14 homolog isoform X3, producing MTVDVMGFLLAGTYTSLGVVKAMDNDSFIQLGASLIVGGVLGYGAYLNSRDPPRPLFQLSTELLLAATAASAFYNSYTYTEDLSNQIDIDDFLGRVDSRKITIKIPDIKRQNGELTKFLRMFANFIVLPL from the exons ATGACAGTTGATGTAATGGGCTTCCTGTTGGCGGGCACATACACCTCATTGGGCGTTGTAAAAGCTATGGATAATg ACTCGTTTATTCAATTAGGAGCAAGTctcattgttggtggtgttctAGGTTATGGTGCATATTTGAATTCAAGAGATCCCCCACGTCCTTTGTTTCAGTTGTCTACTGAACTTTTGTTGGCCG CCACAGCTGCTTCAGCGTTTTACAATTCTTATACTTATACCGAAGATTTAAGCAATCAAATTGATATTGACGACTTCTTGGGAAGAGTGGATAGTAGAAAAATCACTATTAAAATACCAGATATCAAAAGG CAAAACGGCGAATTAACAAAGTTTTTGCGGATGTTTGCGAACTTTATAGTTTTACCGCTGTGA